A stretch of Flavobacterium sp. N1994 DNA encodes these proteins:
- a CDS encoding urate hydroxylase PuuD has product MPSFLKGKSQKNLQGDEDIRNTSLNYCYAGMLLMIVGILVNTYILVQGTPLESHMMEWLNIVIRLMHITFGIAWIGASFYFVFLENALNRTEDVRDELAGNLWAVHGGGFYYLEKYKVAPKTIPKHLHWFKYEAYFTWLSGFCLLFVVYYFNASAFLIDKNVLDITALQGILIGVSSFVVAWLIYDRMCKSSLIKNQLAFALVGFAFLIFFAWFYCHVFSARAAYIHFGAMIGGIMVANVFFVIIPGQKEMVRCAKLGIPLDPSLGKKALARSLHNNYFTLPVLFVMVSNHFPSTFGYEYPWLILGIISLGAAGVKHYLNLKEKNQLNVWILPVSVVILLAACFISAPSTNPYECKKEVSIAEVQEIVQKRCVQCHSSNPTDDVYKTAPNGVKYDTPQDIFNKKDLIMQRVVITKTMPQNNKTNITEEERNMIRCWIEQGASLK; this is encoded by the coding sequence ATGCCGAGCTTCCTCAAAGGAAAATCGCAGAAGAATCTGCAAGGCGATGAAGACATCAGAAACACTAGCTTGAATTATTGTTACGCTGGAATGTTGTTGATGATTGTCGGGATTTTGGTCAATACTTACATTTTAGTACAAGGCACTCCTTTGGAAAGTCATATGATGGAATGGCTGAATATCGTCATTCGGTTGATGCACATTACTTTCGGAATTGCTTGGATTGGGGCATCGTTCTATTTTGTATTCTTGGAAAATGCCTTGAACAGAACAGAAGATGTTCGCGACGAATTGGCTGGAAATCTTTGGGCGGTTCACGGAGGGGGTTTTTATTATTTAGAGAAATACAAAGTCGCGCCAAAAACAATTCCCAAACACTTACACTGGTTCAAATACGAAGCCTATTTTACTTGGCTTTCTGGTTTTTGCTTGTTGTTTGTAGTGTATTATTTCAATGCTTCTGCGTTCCTAATAGACAAGAATGTTTTAGACATTACCGCTTTACAAGGAATTCTAATTGGAGTAAGTTCGTTTGTAGTAGCATGGTTGATATACGACCGCATGTGTAAGTCTTCCTTAATCAAAAACCAATTGGCTTTTGCTTTAGTGGGATTTGCATTCCTAATATTCTTTGCGTGGTTTTATTGCCATGTGTTTAGTGCACGTGCCGCTTATATTCATTTTGGTGCGATGATTGGTGGCATTATGGTGGCCAATGTGTTCTTTGTGATTATTCCGGGACAAAAAGAAATGGTGCGTTGTGCCAAATTGGGTATTCCGTTAGACCCTAGTTTGGGTAAAAAAGCGTTAGCGCGTTCGTTACACAATAACTATTTTACGTTACCGGTATTATTCGTGATGGTGAGCAATCACTTTCCGTCTACATTTGGGTATGAGTATCCTTGGCTGATTTTGGGGATTATCTCCTTAGGTGCGGCTGGAGTGAAACACTATTTGAACTTAAAAGAAAAGAACCAACTCAACGTATGGATTTTGCCGGTTTCAGTTGTAATTCTTTTGGCAGCTTGCTTTATTTCGGCGCCCAGTACTAATCCTTATGAATGCAAAAAAGAAGTTAGTATTGCGGAAGTTCAGGAGATTGTTCAGAAACGTTGCGTGCAATGCCACTCCTCTAACCCTACGGATGATGTTTATAAAACGGCTCCGAATGGCGTGAAATACGATACACCTCAAGATATTTTCAATAAGAAAGATTTGATTATGCAACGCGTGGTCATTACCAAGACGATGCCTCAGAATAATAAAACCAACATTACTGAAGAAGAACGCAATATGATTCGGTGTTGGATTGAACAAGGTGCGAGCCTAAAATAA
- a CDS encoding FAD binding domain-containing protein, with product MIQFILNNQLIKTDKPASTTLLDFVRYEENLRGTKIGCREGDCGACTVLIGTMKEGKLEYMSATSCLTPLPNVHGKHVVTVEGLNLPDKLNQAQQAMVDCSGTQCGFCTPGFVNSMCGYALTCGESTLESAISAIDGNICRCTGYKTIERASAKLAEKLKSKDQENPMAWLVANEFVPDYFLNIEERIKTIQTNEYKSNGQIPIGGGTDLYVQKHDELHNVDLDYLFDKEHLNGISFYGNTCVLKSSVTVTDLIENKTLLDAIPNWYHYLKLLSSTPIRNIATIAGNIANGSPIGDFTIILLAMKAQLTLTNKANETRKVMLKDFYLGYKTLDKKADEIISEIAFKLPTNGTKFNFEKVCKRQYLDIASVNSAITVSSFENSITEAHVSMGGVGPIPKYLAKTSEFLANKTITVSVIKEAEQVLQTELSPISDARGTEAYKRLLGRQLFFSHFITLFPETIKMDDLI from the coding sequence ATGATTCAATTTATATTAAATAACCAACTCATCAAAACCGACAAGCCAGCAAGTACTACTCTGCTGGATTTTGTTCGTTATGAGGAAAACTTACGCGGTACAAAAATCGGTTGTCGTGAAGGGGATTGCGGAGCTTGTACTGTTTTAATCGGGACAATGAAAGAAGGAAAACTTGAATACATGAGCGCCACTTCCTGCTTAACTCCATTGCCAAATGTTCACGGGAAACATGTCGTTACTGTAGAAGGGTTGAATCTCCCTGACAAGCTAAACCAAGCTCAACAAGCTATGGTGGATTGCTCCGGGACACAATGCGGTTTCTGTACACCAGGTTTTGTCAATTCGATGTGTGGTTATGCTTTGACTTGTGGTGAATCAACTTTAGAAAGTGCCATCAGTGCTATCGATGGAAACATCTGTAGATGCACAGGTTATAAAACCATCGAAAGAGCTTCGGCAAAACTAGCTGAGAAACTAAAATCCAAAGACCAAGAAAATCCAATGGCATGGTTAGTTGCCAATGAGTTTGTGCCTGATTATTTTTTGAATATTGAAGAGAGAATAAAGACGATTCAAACCAATGAATATAAGTCGAATGGGCAAATACCAATAGGTGGAGGAACTGATTTGTATGTTCAAAAGCATGACGAATTGCACAATGTCGATTTGGATTATTTATTCGATAAAGAGCATCTTAACGGAATTTCTTTCTACGGAAATACCTGCGTTTTAAAATCATCAGTAACTGTCACCGATTTAATAGAGAATAAAACCTTATTGGATGCTATTCCAAATTGGTATCATTACCTCAAATTATTGTCATCGACACCCATTAGAAACATTGCTACCATTGCTGGAAATATTGCTAACGGTTCACCAATTGGGGACTTTACGATTATTCTTTTAGCGATGAAAGCGCAATTAACATTGACCAATAAAGCTAATGAAACCAGAAAGGTGATGCTGAAAGATTTCTATCTAGGCTACAAAACTTTAGATAAGAAAGCAGACGAAATCATCAGTGAAATCGCTTTTAAATTACCAACTAACGGAACGAAATTCAACTTCGAAAAAGTCTGTAAAAGACAATATTTGGATATTGCCAGCGTGAATTCGGCCATCACAGTATCCAGTTTTGAAAATAGTATTACCGAAGCTCATGTTTCTATGGGTGGAGTAGGACCAATTCCGAAATATTTAGCGAAGACCAGTGAATTTTTGGCAAACAAAACTATCACAGTTTCAGTTATAAAAGAAGCGGAGCAGGTACTCCAAACCGAATTATCACCAATAAGCGACGCGCGTGGTACGGAAGCCTACAAAAGATTATTGGGACGCCAATTGTTCTTCAGTCATTTCATCACACTTTTTCCTGAAACCATTAAAATGGACGACCTGATATGA
- a CDS encoding nucleoside deaminase, with product MCSTKQSEFMTEAIQLSIENVKSGKGGPFGAVIVKDGKIIAHGANSVTSTNDPTAHAEVVAIRNACAALGSFQLDGCEIYTSCEPCPMCLGAIYWARPDRMYFANTKKDAADINFDDQFIYEELELPYQNRKLETIQMMNEEALEAFKLWSENINKIEY from the coding sequence ATGTGCTCAACAAAACAAAGTGAATTTATGACGGAAGCGATTCAGCTTTCTATAGAAAATGTAAAATCAGGGAAAGGCGGACCATTTGGTGCAGTTATCGTTAAAGATGGAAAAATCATCGCACACGGAGCCAATAGTGTAACATCAACCAATGACCCAACAGCCCATGCCGAAGTGGTAGCGATAAGAAATGCTTGTGCAGCATTAGGAAGCTTCCAATTAGACGGTTGTGAAATATATACCAGTTGCGAACCTTGTCCTATGTGTTTAGGAGCTATTTATTGGGCGAGACCAGACAGAATGTATTTTGCCAATACCAAAAAAGATGCTGCTGATATCAACTTCGATGACCAATTCATTTATGAGGAATTAGAATTACCTTATCAAAATAGAAAATTAGAAACCATTCAAATGATGAATGAAGAAGCATTAGAAGCTTTCAAACTATGGTCAGAGAACATCAATAAAATAGAATATTGA
- the uraD gene encoding 2-oxo-4-hydroxy-4-carboxy-5-ureidoimidazoline decarboxylase: MNLTAFNSLDKESARKELFACCGSNQWADGMMKHFPFASEKQLVDLSSQIWYDECTEADWRESFTHHPKIGDVKSLTEKFAGKEQAGVAVATQETIQHLAKANSDYETKNGFIFIVCATGKSADEMLALLNDRLQNTAEEELHIAMGEQQKISIIRFKKMLPDGDFSFLKVSQITTHVLDTATGIPGKDISIRLQAFRNTIWQTIAQGITNNDGRIPDLLPQDKNLKPDTYKMVFDTGSYYGKTNTKTFYPKVEIIFSTFDETHYHVPLLLNPFGYSTYRGS, from the coding sequence ATGAATTTAACTGCATTTAATAGTTTAGATAAAGAATCGGCTAGAAAAGAGCTATTCGCTTGTTGTGGTTCAAACCAATGGGCAGATGGAATGATGAAACATTTCCCTTTTGCTTCTGAAAAACAATTGGTGGATTTGTCTTCCCAAATATGGTATGACGAATGTACTGAAGCGGATTGGAGAGAATCGTTTACGCATCATCCGAAAATTGGCGATGTTAAAAGTCTTACTGAAAAGTTTGCTGGTAAAGAACAAGCTGGAGTAGCAGTGGCAACTCAGGAAACGATACAGCATTTGGCGAAAGCCAATTCCGATTATGAAACTAAAAACGGATTTATCTTCATTGTCTGTGCTACTGGAAAATCAGCTGATGAAATGTTAGCCTTATTAAATGACCGCTTGCAAAATACCGCCGAGGAAGAATTGCACATTGCTATGGGCGAACAACAAAAGATTTCCATCATCCGTTTCAAGAAGATGCTCCCTGATGGGGATTTCAGTTTCTTGAAGGTAAGCCAAATCACGACCCACGTTTTAGATACGGCAACGGGAATTCCAGGCAAAGACATTTCCATCAGATTACAAGCTTTTAGAAATACTATTTGGCAAACCATCGCGCAAGGGATTACTAATAATGACGGTAGAATTCCAGACTTATTGCCACAAGACAAAAATCTGAAACCTGATACCTATAAAATGGTTTTCGATACGGGAAGTTATTACGGAAAAACCAATACCAAAACCTTTTACCCAAAAGTAGAAATCATTTTCAGCACTTTTGATGAAACGCATTATCATGTGCCGCTTCTGCTTAATCCTTTTGGCTATAGTACGTACAGAGGCAGCTAA
- a CDS encoding xanthine dehydrogenase molybdopterin binding subunit — MINIDAHNHVKGKSIYLDDIQEVNGTLYALPFDSTVAHAKIKSIDFEAALNHKGIVSILTAKDVTGLNQIGGIIPDEPLFAEDEVHFRGQVIALIVGSTEHHCRQAAKLIKVEFEELPVIVDPREAQAKGKLIVPPRQFKLGDTESAWSQCDHIFEGRSDVNGQEHLYIETQGAYARPKEDGSIIISSSTQGPTAVQRMVAQVLGIPMHKVEIDTVRLGGGFGGKEDQATPWAVMVALACQILHKPVKMSMHRMDDMRMTGKRHPYSADFKIGLDKNYKIIAYEVTHFQNAGAAADLSPAVMERTLFHSTNSYFVPNVIAKAYSCKTNLPPNTAFRGFGGPQGKFAIEAAIVKAAESLGVSPAVIQKANLVKDGDELSYGQILQQVEATNAWETCMKNYDYEGQKNRVEAFNKSNTRFKKGLAIQPICFGISFTNTMMNHARALVHIYHDGSVVVSTGAVEMGQGVNTKMLQIVVQTFGINADKVRIESTNTLRVANTSPTAASAGADLNGKALQMACNNLLERLKAVAQKEYTDQIIELKDEMVFANESKTEMSWKDLILKAFTQRVALSENAHYVTPTIHYDKTKEKGHPFAYHVYGTSIHEVTVDCLKGTYEFDSINIVHDFGKSMNPTIDNGQIEGGLVQGIGWMTLEEIVYNDQGRLLSNALSTYKVPDIYSVPKQINIQHLETEGHELAIKKSKAVGEPPLMYGIGAYFAIRNAVKAFNPNADLVVNAPYTPEKVLMDLYRK; from the coding sequence ATGATAAACATAGACGCACACAATCACGTAAAAGGAAAATCCATTTACCTTGATGATATTCAGGAAGTAAACGGAACTTTATATGCACTTCCGTTCGATTCAACCGTGGCTCATGCTAAGATTAAGAGCATTGATTTTGAAGCGGCTTTAAATCACAAAGGAATCGTTTCTATTCTAACCGCCAAAGATGTCACCGGTTTAAACCAAATAGGAGGTATTATTCCAGACGAACCTTTATTTGCCGAAGATGAGGTGCACTTTCGTGGACAAGTAATTGCATTAATTGTTGGATCTACTGAACATCATTGCCGACAAGCAGCTAAATTGATTAAGGTTGAATTCGAAGAACTTCCAGTCATTGTTGACCCACGGGAAGCACAAGCCAAAGGGAAATTAATCGTACCACCAAGACAATTTAAATTAGGAGATACTGAATCCGCTTGGTCTCAATGCGATCATATTTTTGAAGGCCGAAGCGATGTCAACGGTCAAGAACATTTATATATAGAAACGCAAGGTGCTTACGCTCGACCCAAAGAAGACGGAAGCATTATCATATCTTCCTCAACTCAAGGACCAACAGCCGTTCAAAGAATGGTGGCTCAGGTTTTGGGAATCCCGATGCACAAAGTTGAAATCGATACGGTTCGACTAGGCGGAGGTTTTGGTGGAAAAGAAGACCAAGCGACACCTTGGGCAGTAATGGTAGCTTTAGCTTGCCAGATTCTGCATAAGCCGGTAAAAATGTCAATGCACCGAATGGACGATATGCGCATGACAGGAAAACGCCATCCGTATTCTGCCGATTTTAAAATTGGTTTGGATAAAAACTATAAAATCATTGCCTACGAAGTAACGCATTTCCAAAACGCTGGAGCTGCAGCCGATTTGTCTCCAGCAGTTATGGAAAGAACCTTATTCCATTCCACCAATTCGTATTTTGTTCCGAATGTGATTGCGAAAGCTTACAGTTGTAAAACCAACTTGCCACCCAATACTGCTTTTCGTGGATTTGGCGGACCTCAAGGAAAGTTTGCTATTGAAGCGGCTATTGTAAAAGCAGCGGAGTCTTTGGGAGTTAGTCCGGCTGTGATTCAGAAAGCCAACTTGGTTAAGGATGGTGACGAGTTATCGTATGGACAGATTTTACAACAAGTAGAAGCTACTAATGCCTGGGAAACCTGCATGAAAAACTATGATTATGAAGGTCAAAAAAATAGGGTAGAAGCCTTTAATAAATCCAATACCCGATTCAAAAAAGGATTAGCGATTCAGCCGATTTGTTTCGGAATTTCGTTTACCAATACTATGATGAATCACGCTAGAGCATTGGTACATATCTATCACGATGGAAGTGTTGTGGTCAGTACGGGTGCAGTAGAAATGGGGCAAGGGGTTAATACCAAAATGCTACAAATTGTAGTCCAGACTTTCGGAATCAACGCTGATAAAGTCCGCATAGAATCTACTAACACCTTACGCGTTGCCAATACATCTCCAACTGCCGCGAGTGCTGGAGCCGACCTAAACGGTAAAGCGCTACAAATGGCTTGCAACAATTTATTGGAACGATTAAAAGCAGTAGCTCAAAAAGAATACACCGATCAAATCATCGAGCTCAAAGACGAAATGGTTTTTGCTAATGAAAGCAAAACGGAAATGAGTTGGAAGGATTTAATTCTGAAAGCCTTCACCCAACGTGTCGCTCTTTCTGAAAACGCTCATTATGTCACGCCTACCATTCATTATGATAAAACCAAAGAAAAAGGACATCCGTTTGCCTATCATGTCTACGGGACTTCCATTCACGAAGTAACTGTCGATTGCCTTAAAGGAACCTACGAATTTGATAGTATCAATATTGTTCATGACTTCGGGAAAAGTATGAATCCAACGATTGATAACGGTCAAATAGAAGGCGGATTAGTACAAGGTATTGGCTGGATGACGTTAGAAGAAATTGTCTATAACGATCAAGGAAGATTACTATCTAATGCCTTATCGACTTATAAAGTGCCTGATATTTATTCGGTACCAAAGCAAATCAACATACAACATCTTGAAACCGAAGGCCACGAATTAGCCATCAAAAAATCAAAAGCAGTAGGCGAACCACCCTTGATGTATGGTATTGGAGCTTACTTTGCGATACGAAATGCAGTAAAAGCCTTCAATCCAAATGCTGATTTGGTGGTTAATGCACCGTATACTCCAGAAAAAGTTTTAATGGATTTGTATCGAAAATAA
- the alc gene encoding allantoicase, whose protein sequence is MAFAKVTEIIKESPAFTALTDLAAERLGGKVLYATDDFFAEKENLILPTRGIFITDKYTDRGKWMDGWESRRKRTPGHDWAVIQLATSGKIRGFDIDTNFFLGNHPPHASIEAVNLANADGITDWENVAWKEILPKSHLDAGSQNFYECQSDEIFTHLRLHIYPDGGVARFRVYGEVFKNWNAVSTSETLDLAAAINGGQAIACNDMFFSAMSNLIMPNRGANMGDGWETKRNRTPNNRDWVILKLAHKGTVEKIVVDTCHFKGNYPDSCSIEFCVSDNDADVIHNGNWQTLLPQQKLSADNEHEYVKEINTHPAITHVRMNIFPDGGISRLRLFGKIS, encoded by the coding sequence ATGGCTTTTGCAAAAGTAACCGAGATTATCAAAGAATCACCAGCATTTACAGCACTAACTGATTTAGCAGCAGAGCGCCTAGGTGGAAAAGTATTGTATGCTACCGATGATTTTTTTGCGGAAAAAGAAAACTTAATTCTACCCACACGAGGCATTTTTATTACCGATAAATACACAGACAGAGGCAAATGGATGGACGGCTGGGAAAGTAGACGGAAAAGAACTCCAGGACACGATTGGGCTGTTATTCAATTAGCCACTTCAGGAAAAATTAGGGGTTTTGATATTGATACCAATTTCTTTTTGGGCAATCATCCACCTCATGCTTCTATTGAAGCAGTTAATTTGGCTAATGCAGATGGAATAACCGATTGGGAAAATGTAGCTTGGAAAGAAATTCTACCAAAATCACATTTGGATGCAGGTTCTCAAAACTTTTACGAATGTCAAAGTGACGAAATCTTTACTCATTTACGTTTACACATATACCCTGATGGTGGTGTAGCAAGATTTAGAGTATACGGAGAAGTATTCAAAAATTGGAATGCAGTCTCTACTTCTGAAACACTAGATTTAGCAGCAGCTATTAATGGTGGTCAAGCGATTGCTTGTAATGACATGTTCTTTAGTGCTATGAGTAATTTGATTATGCCTAATCGTGGTGCCAATATGGGAGACGGCTGGGAAACCAAAAGAAATCGAACACCAAACAATCGCGACTGGGTGATTTTAAAATTAGCTCACAAAGGAACCGTCGAGAAAATTGTGGTGGACACTTGTCATTTCAAAGGCAATTATCCTGATAGTTGTTCGATAGAATTCTGCGTAAGCGACAATGATGCTGATGTTATCCATAATGGTAATTGGCAGACCTTGCTACCCCAACAAAAATTAAGTGCCGATAACGAGCACGAATATGTAAAAGAAATAAACACCCATCCTGCAATAACTCACGTTAGAATGAACATCTTCCCTGACGGAGGTATTAGTCGTTTGAGATTGTTTGGTAAAATCAGTTAA
- the allB gene encoding allantoinase AllB — MQERILYSKRVWVNNQLQPASICFDNGTITAIHLERLDTAEDYGNAVIMPGVIDVHVHINEPGRTEWEGFETATQAAAAGGSTTIIDMPLNASPVTTTLNAFNEKLEASKGKMNVNVGFYAGLIPGNSVHLEDLIQAGVVGVKCFLTHSGIDEFPNVTEKDLDEAMPIIAKHNIPLLAHCELYDTEIDCDFENNPTSYQHYLASRPKKWENDAIDLMIRMCRKHHCPVHIVHVASAEALTKIEAAKKEGLPITAETCTQYIFFNAETIPNANCIYKCAPPIREKANNDQLKQAFGSGVLDFITTDHSPAPPNIKEMESGNLKKAWGGIAGIQFLLTGSWTAMKDTVTLEQFIPLVTSKPAHFIKSKSKGELKTGYDADIVIWNPNEIDLVKAEDVFFRYKISPYIAQNLHGKVLETIVNGTTVFQNKSIQNKNKGQWLLQK; from the coding sequence TTGCAAGAAAGAATACTATATAGCAAACGCGTTTGGGTTAACAATCAATTACAACCCGCTTCCATTTGTTTTGATAACGGAACCATTACTGCCATTCATTTGGAAAGGCTAGATACTGCTGAAGATTATGGCAATGCCGTAATTATGCCAGGTGTTATTGATGTACATGTTCATATCAACGAACCCGGAAGAACCGAATGGGAAGGTTTTGAAACAGCCACTCAAGCCGCAGCAGCCGGAGGTTCTACCACCATTATCGACATGCCTTTAAATGCGAGTCCGGTGACAACAACCTTAAATGCTTTTAATGAAAAGCTAGAGGCATCAAAAGGAAAAATGAATGTCAATGTGGGCTTTTATGCTGGATTGATTCCAGGTAATTCAGTTCATTTAGAAGATTTAATTCAAGCTGGTGTGGTAGGGGTTAAATGTTTTCTTACGCATTCGGGCATAGATGAATTTCCCAATGTGACCGAAAAAGATTTAGATGAGGCGATGCCCATTATTGCTAAACACAATATTCCGTTATTAGCACATTGCGAATTATACGATACTGAAATCGACTGTGATTTTGAAAATAATCCAACAAGCTACCAACATTATTTGGCGAGCCGACCTAAAAAATGGGAGAATGATGCAATTGACTTAATGATCAGAATGTGTCGAAAACACCACTGCCCTGTTCATATTGTTCATGTAGCCTCTGCGGAAGCATTAACCAAAATCGAAGCAGCCAAAAAAGAAGGGTTACCGATTACTGCCGAAACCTGTACGCAATATATTTTCTTTAATGCCGAAACTATTCCCAATGCCAATTGCATATACAAATGTGCCCCACCAATAAGAGAAAAGGCCAACAATGATCAATTGAAACAAGCTTTTGGTTCTGGTGTTTTAGATTTTATTACAACAGACCACTCACCTGCTCCACCCAACATAAAAGAAATGGAAAGTGGCAATCTGAAAAAAGCTTGGGGTGGCATTGCTGGTATTCAGTTTCTTTTGACGGGTTCTTGGACGGCTATGAAAGATACTGTGACATTGGAACAATTCATTCCTTTAGTAACCTCAAAACCAGCACATTTCATCAAATCTAAAAGCAAAGGAGAACTTAAAACAGGCTACGATGCTGATATTGTAATTTGGAATCCCAACGAAATCGATTTAGTAAAAGCTGAAGACGTATTTTTCAGATATAAAATAAGTCCATATATTGCACAAAACTTACACGGAAAAGTGCTAGAAACGATAGTAAATGGCACTACCGTTTTTCAAAATAAATCAATACAAAACAAAAATAAAGGACAATGGCTTTTGCAAAAGTAA
- a CDS encoding DUF6986 family protein produces MTIPSNKKEQLFNSLSKANSTFNEIYPGDRSDRQPVHTLYGGANLFKSDAPILLGQRALEILETYAPNHEVFGKAFGLNGGNDFSKRIYDKVVAKLKSEAIEDFRIDFEDGYGNRSNEEEDATAESTAKEVAKGMKDKTLSPFIGIRIKPFTEEMKERGLRTLDIFISTLVKETGGKLPDNFVVMLPKVTIPEQPETLANFMTILEEELGLAKGSLKMEMMVETTQAIMDIAGTNPLYRFIKAAQGRCIAMHFGTYDYTASCSITAKYQEMDHPVCDFAHHVTKVALAHTGIWLSDGATNTMPIGPHRGDLTPQQEKENREVVHRAWKKGYDHIRHSLWNGYYQGWDLNPAQFPMRYAAVYAFFLESYDDAVDRLKTFVEKAARATLIGDVFDDAATGQGLLNYFLRALNSGAITEEEVLATGLTLEEIRGRSFKKILENRAGK; encoded by the coding sequence ATGACTATTCCTAGTAATAAAAAAGAACAATTGTTCAACAGTTTAAGCAAAGCCAATTCGACTTTCAACGAAATATATCCAGGAGACCGAAGTGATCGTCAGCCGGTGCATACCCTTTATGGTGGTGCTAACCTTTTCAAATCGGACGCTCCTATCCTATTGGGTCAAAGAGCTTTGGAGATATTAGAAACCTATGCCCCTAACCACGAAGTTTTTGGAAAAGCTTTTGGATTAAATGGTGGCAATGATTTCAGTAAGAGAATTTATGATAAGGTCGTGGCCAAATTAAAATCGGAAGCCATTGAAGATTTCCGTATTGATTTTGAAGATGGTTACGGCAACCGAAGCAATGAAGAAGAAGATGCGACGGCTGAATCAACAGCCAAAGAAGTAGCAAAAGGAATGAAAGATAAAACGCTTTCTCCATTCATTGGTATTCGTATCAAACCTTTTACTGAAGAAATGAAAGAAAGAGGATTGCGAACCTTAGATATTTTTATTTCAACTTTAGTAAAAGAAACCGGAGGTAAATTACCAGACAATTTCGTCGTAATGTTACCCAAAGTGACTATCCCAGAGCAACCAGAAACACTAGCCAACTTCATGACTATTTTGGAAGAAGAATTAGGCTTAGCCAAAGGATCTCTGAAAATGGAAATGATGGTCGAAACCACACAAGCTATTATGGATATTGCGGGAACCAATCCGTTATACCGATTTATAAAAGCCGCTCAAGGAAGATGTATTGCGATGCATTTTGGAACCTATGATTATACAGCAAGTTGCAGTATTACGGCGAAATACCAAGAAATGGATCACCCTGTTTGCGATTTTGCTCATCACGTAACTAAAGTAGCTTTAGCACATACTGGCATCTGGTTAAGCGATGGTGCCACAAACACAATGCCTATCGGACCACATAGAGGAGACTTGACACCTCAACAAGAAAAAGAAAATAGAGAAGTGGTGCACAGAGCTTGGAAAAAAGGCTACGACCATATCCGTCATTCGTTATGGAATGGCTATTATCAGGGTTGGGATTTGAATCCGGCACAATTTCCTATGCGTTATGCAGCGGTGTATGCGTTCTTTTTGGAGAGTTATGATGATGCCGTTGACCGCTTAAAAACCTTTGTTGAAAAAGCAGCGCGTGCTACGCTAATCGGAGATGTATTTGATGATGCCGCTACAGGACAAGGATTATTAAACTATTTCCTTAGAGCCTTAAACAGCGGTGCAATTACCGAAGAAGAAGTATTGGCAACTGGACTGACTTTAGAGGAAATCAGAGGACGTTCTTTCAAGAAAATATTAGAAAATAGAGCTGGGAAATAG